A DNA window from Setaria viridis chromosome 2, Setaria_viridis_v4.0, whole genome shotgun sequence contains the following coding sequences:
- the LOC117845427 gene encoding uncharacterized protein, whose translation MASAAVKLIDIAVNFTDGMFKGIYHGKQCHAADIPAVLARAWSTGVDRIIVTGGSLKESREALEIAETDGRLFCTVGVHPTRCGEFEESGDPEGHFQALLALAKEGIEKGKVVAVGECGLDYDRLHFCPADVQKKYFEKQFELAEAVKLPMFLHMRAAGEDFCEIMSRNLYRFPGGVTHSFTDSAADRDRLLSFEKMFIGVNGCSLKTNENLEVLRGIPVERLMIETDSPYCDIRNNHAGSQYVKSVWPSKKKEKYEPDSMVKGRNEPCLVRQVLEVVAGCKGIADIEGLSKTLYQNTCRLFFPQDLDASADAQLESGTTVQDN comes from the exons ATGGCGTCCGCCGCCGTCAAGCTCATCG ACATCGCAGTCAACTTCACCG ATGGCATGTTCAAGGGCATCTACCACGGAAAGCAGTGCCACGCCGCTGACATACCGGCTGTACTCGCGCGCGCGTGGTCCACCGGCGTCGACCGCATCATT GTCACGGGAGGGTCACTGAAGGAGTCCAGGGAAGCACTGGAGATCGCCGAGACCGACG GGAGGCTGTTCTGCACGGTCGGCGTGCACCCGACTAGATGTGGG GAGTTTGAGGAGAGTGGAGACCCGGAGGGACATTTTCAGGCACTACTGGCTCTAGCGAAGGAGGGGATAGAGAAAGGCAAG GTGGTTGCTGTTGGTGAATGTGGTTTGGATTATGATAGGCTTCATTTCTGTCCGGCAGATGTACAAAAGAA GTACTTTGAGAAACAATTTGAGTTGGCTGAAGCAGTAAAACTACCAATGTTCCTTCACATGCGGGCTGCTGGTGAAGACTTCTGTGAAATCATGTCAAGAAATTTGTACAG ATTCCCTGGAGGGGTTACACACTCCTTCACTGACTCGGCAGCAGATCGTGACAGACTCCTTTCTTTTGAGAAGATGTTTATAG GTGTTAATGGCTGCTCTCTGAAAACTAATGAAAATCTTGAGGTTCTCCGAGGCATTCCTGTTGAGAGGTTGATGATAGAGACAGACTCTCCATATTGTGATATAAGAAATAACCATGCTGGAAGCCAGTATGTAAAATCAGTCTGGCCAtccaagaagaaagaaaagtatGAGCCAGATTCAATGGTAAAAGGCCGCAATGAGCCCTGTTTAGTCAG GCAAGTTCTTGAGGTAGTGGCTGGATGCAAGGGAATTGCTGACATAGAGGGCTTAAGTAAAACTCTGTACCAAAACACATGCAG ACTTTTCTTTCCCCAAGACCTTGATGCATCTGCAGATGCGCAGCTTGAGAGTGGTACTACTGTCCAGGATAACTGA